The following are from one region of the Salicibibacter kimchii genome:
- a CDS encoding DUF7667 family protein, whose protein sequence is MYSVVAERLVRLVLEADHRLLTDHEQQEFQESKQYLKNFYREKEKLAAMSYIAYATEDHEWQHEICSEVEKLKGE, encoded by the coding sequence TTGTACTCCGTCGTAGCAGAAAGGCTTGTTCGTTTGGTTCTCGAAGCGGATCATCGTCTGTTGACCGACCATGAACAACAGGAATTTCAAGAAAGCAAACAGTACTTAAAAAATTTTTATAGAGAAAAGGAAAAACTTGCCGCCATGTCATATATCGCTTACGCGACAGAAGATCATGAATGGCAACATGAAATCTGCTCGGAGGTGGAAAAACTGAAAGGGGAATGA
- the fabI gene encoding enoyl-ACP reductase FabI translates to MSLSLEGRTYVVMGVANKRSIAWGISRRLAEAGANIVFTYAGERLGKNVRELAGTLETETFVYPCDITNDEEIDATFRQIKDEVGTIHGLAHCIAYAKKEDLEGSFVETSREGFKVAHDISAYSLIAVANAVQKNDMMAENGSIMTMTYLGGERVVKNYNVMGVAKAALDANVRYLANDLGQHGIRVNAISAGPIRTLSAKGVADFNSSLKEMEEKAPLKRGVTQEEVGDTALFLMSDLSKGMTGETLHVDGGYHIIGLG, encoded by the coding sequence ATGAGTTTATCTTTGGAAGGACGCACCTATGTCGTGATGGGTGTGGCGAACAAAAGAAGCATTGCCTGGGGCATCTCCCGGCGTCTGGCAGAAGCCGGAGCAAACATTGTATTTACATATGCCGGTGAACGTCTCGGAAAAAATGTCCGTGAATTAGCGGGCACATTAGAAACAGAAACCTTTGTATATCCATGTGATATTACGAACGACGAGGAAATCGACGCTACTTTTCGTCAAATCAAAGATGAAGTGGGCACAATTCACGGATTGGCCCATTGCATCGCGTATGCAAAAAAAGAAGACCTTGAAGGCTCGTTCGTGGAGACATCGCGGGAAGGGTTTAAAGTTGCGCATGATATTAGCGCTTATTCGTTGATTGCTGTGGCGAATGCCGTGCAAAAAAATGACATGATGGCAGAAAACGGCTCGATCATGACGATGACGTATCTCGGCGGCGAACGCGTCGTGAAAAATTATAACGTGATGGGGGTTGCGAAAGCGGCGTTGGATGCAAATGTCCGCTACCTCGCGAACGACCTTGGCCAGCATGGCATACGAGTAAATGCCATTTCCGCCGGTCCGATCCGTACGCTTTCTGCCAAAGGCGTCGCCGATTTTAACAGTTCCTTGAAGGAAATGGAAGAAAAAGCGCCGTTGAAACGGGGAGTCACCCAAGAAGAAGTTGGTGACACCGCACTCTTTTTAATGAGCGATTTGTCAAAAGGTATGACCGGAGAAACGCTCCATGTCGACGGAGGTTATCACATCATCGGTTTGGGGTAA